The genomic interval CCTACACCACTTCCTGCGAAAATACCGATACGCTGCCCCTTACCTACTGTTAATAAACTATCAATTACACGCACACCAACTTCTATTTTTTCATGGATTGGCGGTCGTTTCATCGGATTTGGTGGGGATTGATCTGTTGGGACATATGTAAGTCCTTTAGGTAAACTTGACTCATCTAATGGTTGCCCAAACGCATTAATTACTTTACCAATTAAACCTGTTCCTACTTTTACTCTTAGCGGGCCATCAGTTGCTTCAACGATACTGCCAGGTGCGATATTTGTTACTTGCAAATATGGCATAAGTAGGACATTTTCATCTTTAAAACCTACAACTTCCGCAGGGATTTTTATTTTCTTATTTGAACCTGTATAGATATAACATAAATCACCAATAGAGCTTTCAGGACCTTTTGATTCAATCATAAGTCCTACTACCTTTTTTACTTTTCCATAGCGTTTATATGAATCTAACATCTCAATAGTATGAAACAAGTCTATTGCTCTCAATTGGGGATCATCCTTCGTCAAGAAGTTGTAATAACTGATTTTTCAATTGTTGCAGCTGCGTATCTATACTAATATCCATTCGCCCATAGTCTGATTCTATATAGCAGTCATCTATCTTTAAATCTGCATTAGCATAAATACTTATATCTGTATCATTTGTCACTAAGGCATTTAGTTCATCTTTCTGACTAATCAATAGTTCGTACTGTGAAGGATGGACATGAATTTTAATATGGTCAAATTCTTTTACTTCTTTTAATCCTTGTCTAACTACAGGTAAAAACTTTTCAGGTGAATCAATCAATATCGATGAAATGACTTTACGTGCAATTTCTATCGATAAGCCAAGAATCGTTTCTTCTGCTTTTTGAATTTTCTCATCGTAATCATTCTTTGCTAGGTCAACAACTCTCTGAGAATCTTCGATTAATCCTTGATATTGCCTTAAAGCTTCTTGTCTACCAATTTCTAAGCCTTCTGCATAAGCTTCCTGCCTGATTTGTTCGTAAAGTTGATCCTTCTCATGCTCCCAAGCTCTCTGTTCTTCAGCAATTTGTTGTATGATTCCCACTCTTTCTGCTTGTGCTGTTTGAATCATTTGATCAGCTTCTTCTTTTGCAGATTGAATAATAAGGGAGGCTTGAGCCGATAAATCTGGATCTTCAGAGGTTTTCAATTTATCGTTTAAAAATGCCTGTATAGTTTGTACAGCGATGGTCTGCTTATCATTGTCTATTTTTTTTGCAAATTGGGATTTAATCAGCCTAGACAATAATATCATCTCCTCCACCACGTGCTATGACAATCTCACCAGCTTCTTCAAGTCTTCTGATAACTCCGACAATTCTAGATTGTGCCTCTTCTACATCACGCAGTCGAACAGGTCCCATATATTCCATTTCCTCTTTAAAGGTATCAACCATACGTTTAGACATGTTTTTAAAAACGACTTCTCTAACTTCCTCACTTGCAACTTTAAGAGAAAGCATTAAATCATCATTATCGACATCCCTAATCACACGTTGGATTGCACGATTATCAAGTGTAACAATATCTTCAAATACAAACATTCTCTTTTTGATTTCCTCGGCTAATACAGGGTCTTGAATTTCAAGTGAATCAAGAATCGTTCTTTCCGTTGACCGATCAACACCATTTAACACTTCTACCACAGCTTCGATCCCACCAGTTTGTGTGTAATCTTGAGTGACGGTTGATGACAACTTACGTTCAAGAATTTGTTCAATTTCATTGATAATCTCAGGAGCTGTTCGATCCATAACAGCAATCCTTCTAGCAACATCCGCTTGTAGCTCTTGTGGAAGCTCAGATAAAATTTGTCCTGATTGAGCAGGTTCAAGATACGATAATACGAGTGCAATTGTTTGCGGATGTTCATTTTGAATAAAATTTAAAATTTGTCCTGGATCTGCTTTCCTCGCAAAGTCAAATGGACGTACTTGTAAGGATGATGTAAGTCGATGAATAATACTTGTCGCTTTTTCTTCCCCTAATGCTTTTTCAAGTACTTGTTTAGCATAAGCAATACCACCTTGAGAAATATAATCTTGAGCCATTGCAATATCATGGAATTCTTCAATAATTTCTTCTTTTTTATTCGATTCTACTTTTCGAACTCCCGAGATTTCCAACGTTAACTTCTCAATTTCTTCCTCAGATAGATGCTTATATATAGATGCTGAGACTTCAGGTCCTAAAGAGATTAAGAGGATGGCAGCTTTTTGCTTGCCCGTTAATGAATTACTATTATCTTTCCTTGCCATATTCATAGCCCCCTACTCCTCTGAAATCCATGTACGCAAAAGCTTAGCAAAATCTTCTGGTTTTTCTCTTGCCATTTTCTCAAGCTGCTTTCTACGAACAGTTCCTTCTGTTTCAACTTCATTATTAATATCTTGAACTCTAATTGGCTCTGGAATAGTTAATTCCTCATCTTCTTCATACTCTTCAAATTCTTGTTTTCTCTTTCTAATTAACAAGATTATTAAAATGATAATACCTAAAATTAAAACAACTGCAACGATATAGATCCATACCGGGATCATTGGTGTTGTTTCAGTATCAGCAAGTTGTTGTTTGCCATCAAACGGTTGAACAGAAACAACAACCTTTTCTGCAATTTGCTCTTCGGTTAGTGGTTCTTCGGTTGAATCTTTATTAATTGATGTTCGTATTACTGTTGACAAAATTTGTTGAATATCTTCTTCTCGATCTGCTGTAAATGATAGCGGGTCCTCCGGATCAGGAGGCTCTACCATAACTTGAATGCCTATATCACGGATTTTATAAGGACTTTCAACAATTTGTTTATTAATTCTATTTACTTCATTATTAATTCTCTCTTCAATCCGTTCATAATCTCCATCTCCAGAAGTTTCAGTTGTTGACTCATATCCAGGAATATCGGTTTCTCCTGTGCCATTTACTCCTCCAGCCGCAGCAGCCCCATTCCCTGTGTATGCTTCTGTGATTCTTTCAACACTTACTGCAATACCTTCTTCACTCTCTTCTGTCACTGGTTGAACAAGATTCTCCTCACGATTTTCCTGTGTAAAATCGATGTCTGTTGTTACTGATACGACAACCTTATCCTGTCCAATCATTGTTCCGAGCATTTTTTGTACATCTCGTTGAATGTCTTGCTCAATTTGTGTCTTAATTTCTTGTTGTGTAGCATAACTTGATGCTGGTGAAGAGTTTTGACCATTATTTAAGTCATAATAATTAAAGTTTTGATCCATGATGACGATATTATCTGTAGAAAGATTGGGAACACTTTTTGATACTAAATGAAAAAGTGCATTTACTTTATCTTGATCTAATTGAGCACCAGGTTTTAAGTTAAGGACAACTGATGCTGATGCTCCTTCTGTCTGTTCCCCTACAAAAACAGATTCAGCAGGAAGAGTGATCATTACATTGGCATCATTGACTCCCTCGATTCCTTTCATTAAGTTCGCCAGTTCAGTTTGTGTAGCTTTTAGCTTAATAACATCAAACTCTTTATCTGTCATTCCAAAACCAGAATCCTGACCAAAGTAAGAATAGTCAATTGTTCCTGTATTTGGCACTCCTTCAGCAGCAAGCTCGACCATTAATGTATCAACTTGCTCTTTTGGTACTAATATTGTTGCTCCATTGTTTGTAATTTCAGACTCTATGCCTTTTGAATCAAGCGTTTCTTTAATTTGTCCAGTCTCTGCTGGTGAAAGGTTAGAGTATAAAGGAACTAAGTTAGGTCTTGACATAAAGTATGTTAATAAACCTGCAAACACAAAAAATAAAAGTGCACCAGTAATAATGAGTGTTTTTTGCACTTTACTTTTACTTTGCCACAATTCATTTAGTTTAGTTTTTATATCTATTAATTTTTCGTTCATTCCATGAAGTCCCCCGGTTATGATGACTTTGCTAGCGTAGTGACCATTGCGTCATAACTTTAATGCACTACTAAACTTGCATTCTCATCATTTCTTGATAAGCTTCGATCGCTTTATTTCGCACCTCGACCGCTAATGACATCGTCACACTCGCTTTTTGAGCAGATATCATGACATCATGTAATTCAACATTTTTACCGGTTGCCAATGCCTCGGTCATCTTATCTGATTCAATTTGTGATTGATTAATTTGTTCAATTGACTTCTTTAAAGCATCTGCAAAACTCGGTTTACTAGTATTAGAATTAGTATTTAATACATTTGTTTTTTGTTGTACTTGTATTGGTTGTGTTGTTAAACTAAATGGATTTACATTATTAATCATTTCATTCACCTTATTTTCCTATTTCTAATGCTTTCATTAACATTCCCTTAGTTGCATTCATTGCTGTAACATTCGCTTCATAAGATCTTGTGCTGCTGATCAAGTCGACCATCTCTTTTAATGGGTCAACATTTGGCATAGCTACATAACCCTCTTCATTTGCATCCGGATGGTCTGGATCATATATCAGTTCAAACGGTGTTTCATCTTCGACAATTTCCGTTACTTTTACCCCATCAGCATCTGATGAGCCCATAGCCTTATTCAAAAAGGATGAAAATTGATCGCCCTGTGGCTGTGTTACAACTATTTTCCTACGATATGGTTGCCATTCTCCATCAACTAATTTTCCTCTTGTCGAATCCATATTCGCCATATTTGATGAAATTACATCCATTCTTACACGCTGTGCTGTTAGTGCAGATGCAGATGTATTAATCACTTGAAAAATTGACATTGTTAATTTCCACCTTTTATGACTGTTTTTAATGAATTAAACTTACTGCTTAAACGATCAATTAGTGCGTTATATTGGATCTGATTTTTTGCAATCTCTGTCATTTCTTGGTCAATATCCAC from Metabacillus sediminilitoris carries:
- the fliE gene encoding flagellar hook-basal body complex protein FliE, encoding MINNVNPFSLTTQPIQVQQKTNVLNTNSNTSKPSFADALKKSIEQINQSQIESDKMTEALATGKNVELHDVMISAQKASVTMSLAVEVRNKAIEAYQEMMRMQV
- the fliF gene encoding flagellar basal-body MS-ring/collar protein FliF, whose amino-acid sequence is MNEKLIDIKTKLNELWQSKSKVQKTLIITGALLFFVFAGLLTYFMSRPNLVPLYSNLSPAETGQIKETLDSKGIESEITNNGATILVPKEQVDTLMVELAAEGVPNTGTIDYSYFGQDSGFGMTDKEFDVIKLKATQTELANLMKGIEGVNDANVMITLPAESVFVGEQTEGASASVVLNLKPGAQLDQDKVNALFHLVSKSVPNLSTDNIVIMDQNFNYYDLNNGQNSSPASSYATQQEIKTQIEQDIQRDVQKMLGTMIGQDKVVVSVTTDIDFTQENREENLVQPVTEESEEGIAVSVERITEAYTGNGAAAAGGVNGTGETDIPGYESTTETSGDGDYERIEERINNEVNRINKQIVESPYKIRDIGIQVMVEPPDPEDPLSFTADREEDIQQILSTVIRTSINKDSTEEPLTEEQIAEKVVVSVQPFDGKQQLADTETTPMIPVWIYIVAVVLILGIIILIILLIRKRKQEFEEYEEDEELTIPEPIRVQDINNEVETEGTVRRKQLEKMAREKPEDFAKLLRTWISEE
- the flgC gene encoding flagellar basal body rod protein FlgC translates to MSIFQVINTSASALTAQRVRMDVISSNMANMDSTRGKLVDGEWQPYRRKIVVTQPQGDQFSSFLNKAMGSSDADGVKVTEIVEDETPFELIYDPDHPDANEEGYVAMPNVDPLKEMVDLISSTRSYEANVTAMNATKGMLMKALEIGK
- the fliH gene encoding flagellar assembly protein FliH, with product MSRLIKSQFAKKIDNDKQTIAVQTIQAFLNDKLKTSEDPDLSAQASLIIQSAKEEADQMIQTAQAERVGIIQQIAEEQRAWEHEKDQLYEQIRQEAYAEGLEIGRQEALRQYQGLIEDSQRVVDLAKNDYDEKIQKAEETILGLSIEIARKVISSILIDSPEKFLPVVRQGLKEVKEFDHIKIHVHPSQYELLISQKDELNALVTNDTDISIYANADLKIDDCYIESDYGRMDISIDTQLQQLKNQLLQLLDEG
- the fliG gene encoding flagellar motor switch protein FliG, encoding MARKDNSNSLTGKQKAAILLISLGPEVSASIYKHLSEEEIEKLTLEISGVRKVESNKKEEIIEEFHDIAMAQDYISQGGIAYAKQVLEKALGEEKATSIIHRLTSSLQVRPFDFARKADPGQILNFIQNEHPQTIALVLSYLEPAQSGQILSELPQELQADVARRIAVMDRTAPEIINEIEQILERKLSSTVTQDYTQTGGIEAVVEVLNGVDRSTERTILDSLEIQDPVLAEEIKKRMFVFEDIVTLDNRAIQRVIRDVDNDDLMLSLKVASEEVREVVFKNMSKRMVDTFKEEMEYMGPVRLRDVEEAQSRIVGVIRRLEEAGEIVIARGGGDDIIV